The segment CACATCCGAGCCCAACTCCGGCTCCGACATGGAGAACGCACCCCGCACCTCGCCGGTGGCCATCCGGGGAAGGTAGTGCTGCTTCTGCGCGTCGGTGCCGTGCTGGCGGATCATGTACGCGACGATGAAGTGTGTGTTGATGACCCCCGAGACGCTCATCCAACCGCGGGCCAGTTCTTCGACACAGAGCGCGTAGGTCAGCAGCGATTCGCCGAGTCCGCCGTATTCCTCGGGGATCATCAGGCCGAACAGCCCCATCTCGCGCATCTTGTCGACGATGTGCTGGGGGTAGGTGTCCGTGTGCTCCAACTCTTGGGCGTTCGGGATGATCTCCTTGTCCACGAACTGCCTTACAGTGGTGACGATTTCGGCCTGCACGTCGGTGAGACCGGGGGTGTGAGCCAAGCGGGTCATGACGGCATCCGTTCGAATATTGCGGCCAGGCCCTGGCCGCCACCGATACACATGGTCTCCAGCCCGTACCGGGCGTCGCGCAGTTGCAGCTCACGCGCCAGGGTGGCCAGCATCCGGCCACCGGTCGCGCCGACCGGATGTCCCAGCGAGATACCCGACCCGCGCACATTGGTGCGCTCGAAATCGGCGTCGGTGAACTGCCATTCTCTGGTGCAGGCGAGCGCCTGCGCGGCGAACGCCTCATTCAGTTCGATGAGGTCGATATCGGCCAGCGCCAGATCGGCCTTCGCCAATGCCTTCTCGGTGGCCGGCACCGGTCCGATACCCATGATATTCGGCGCCACCCCGGCCACACCCCAGGACACCATCCGGACAAGGGGTTTGAGGCCGAGTTCGGCGGCGCGCCGCGGGGTGGTGACGATGCACATGGACGCGGCGTCGTTCTGTCCGCTGGAGTTCCCGGCGGTGACGGTCGCCTCGGGATCGCTCTTACCCAGAACCGGACGCAGCTTGCTCAGTACCTCCACAGTCGTGTCGGCGCGTGGGTGCTCATCGACGGAGATGACCTCATCCCCCGATCGCGAGCCGACCGTGACCGGGATGATCTCCTCGGCGAGCACCCCACTGCGCTGGGCGGCGACGGCCTTCTGATGCGAACGCACCGCTAGCTCGTCCTGCTCGGTACGGGATATCCCGTACTGGCGCCGCAGATTCTCGGCGGTCTCCAACATGCCGCCGGGTACCGGGTAGTGCGTGCCCCCGGCCGTGGTCCGTCCACGGGCCAGCCCGTCGTGCACGGTGATCCCGCCGCGAGCGCCTCCCCAGCGCATATCGGTGGAATGGAAAGCGACATTGCTCATCGACTCGGTGCCGCCCGCGATCACCAGATCGCAGTCACCACTGGACACCTGCAGGCACGCCTGGATGACGGCCTGCAGCCCGGAGCCGCAGCGACGGTCGAGTTGCATGCCGGGCACCGTGATCGGCAGTCCGGCATCCAGGGCCACCACCCGGCCGATGGCCGGGGCCTCGGGCGAGGGATAACAATGCCCCAGGATGACGTCCTGCACCGCATCGACCGGAATCCCGGTGCGGCCCAGCAGGCCCTGCAGCGCCGCGACACCGAGGTCCACCGCGGTGAGAGATGTGAACATGCCGCCGTAGCGGCCG is part of the Mycobacterium adipatum genome and harbors:
- a CDS encoding acetyl-CoA C-acetyltransferase translates to MAPLSENAALICEPVRTPIGRYGGMFTSLTAVDLGVAALQGLLGRTGIPVDAVQDVILGHCYPSPEAPAIGRVVALDAGLPITVPGMQLDRRCGSGLQAVIQACLQVSSGDCDLVIAGGTESMSNVAFHSTDMRWGGARGGITVHDGLARGRTTAGGTHYPVPGGMLETAENLRRQYGISRTEQDELAVRSHQKAVAAQRSGVLAEEIIPVTVGSRSGDEVISVDEHPRADTTVEVLSKLRPVLGKSDPEATVTAGNSSGQNDAASMCIVTTPRRAAELGLKPLVRMVSWGVAGVAPNIMGIGPVPATEKALAKADLALADIDLIELNEAFAAQALACTREWQFTDADFERTNVRGSGISLGHPVGATGGRMLATLARELQLRDARYGLETMCIGGGQGLAAIFERMPS